GAGCGGGCGTGCTCGACGCTCATCGCCTCGGCGCCCTCGCGGGTGGTGACGAAGAAGCCGCTCTGCTCGAAGCCACGAATCTTTCCGAGTGCGTTTCCGTCCTCGTCGTAGACCGTCTGCCCGAAGTTGAGGTCCTCGACCGCATCGACGGCCTCCTCCTCGCCTTCCCGCGCCGGTGTTTCACCAGTTTCAACCATACGCTGAGCTACACTCGCGACGGCGATAAAGACACAGCGCGCATTATTCGAGTGGCCGTTCGAGGCCCTGAGAAGGGCGTTAACGGACAGGATGGATCGGATCCAATTCGGGTTTTTCAGCGCAACGGAGCGTCGCAGCCTGGTTCGCGTGGTCGTCGCAATTGCGGCGATCCGTGCGACTTGGGTAGGCAAACTGGAAGTCGGTACTGGTCGCGAGCGAAGCCGTGGACGGAGAACGGTCCGACAATTGTTGCGAACGAAGGACTGTCCCGAGTGAGAGTTCGGAAGGAAGTACACGTCGGCGAAATTGCCGCGAGACCGGCGCGAAGCGATCGTACGTCGCCGACCCGTCCGCTACATGAAGTCCTCGATGCCCGACTGCTTGTTCTTGTCGTTCTCGAAGATACTCTCGAGCGACCGCTCGAGCACCTCTAACCGCTGTTTCGTGTATTTTCGGCAGTCGTACTCGTCGGCGACCTGGATCGCCGTCTGCATATACTTGTTGACGGAGCCTTTGTGGACGGTGAGGTTGACGCGGCCCCCGCACTCGCGGCACTCGCCGGTCAGCGGCATCCGGCGGAACTTCTCGCTGCAGTCGAGACACCGCGTCTCCTGTCGGGAGAAGGCCCGAAGGTTGCCGATCAGGTCCGGGAGGAAGTGGTACTCGATGACCCGCTCGGCGACGTCGGTCTCGTCGACGGCCTCGAGCTTGCGGGATAGCTCGAGTTGGGCGTCCATCTTCTCCATCATCGAGCCCAGCGTCTTGTACGCCGAGAGATCAGGCCCCATCGCGATGTCGGTGGTGTCGTGGGTGTGCTCGAAGCCGGTGTACTCGCCGTCGGTGCCGAGCGTGTCCTCCGCGATCTGGACGTCGACCTCGCCGGGATCGGCCTGCTCCCGCGTGGCCTCGTAGAACTCGCGGGGGTACTGCGAGACGATGTCCATGTTGTGGGCCTCGTCGTCGATCTCGGAGGGGTCGATCCGCGAGGACATGACCAGCGGGGCGTCCATCTTCCCCCCGCGCTTGTCCGGCAGGAAAGACTTACTGAAGTTGAGGAGTCCGTCGAGCAGGAGCATGACGCAGTCCTCGTCACCGTCGCAATTGCGCCGTTTCGCTGCGTGAAAGTACGGATGAGCGTATCCCACGGCCGCGCTCGTGAATCCAATCACTCTTCCGACAGTTGCCGCGCTCGTGTGCGGCGCCATCCCGAAGACGAGTTCGCCGACCAGATCGTCCCGCTCGTCGAGTTCGTAGAACGACGCGAGCCCGTAGTACTGCTCCAACAGGTCGTCGATGAAGTCGGCGGTCTGCATCATGTGCTCGGCCGCGCCGTCGGAGAGGACGATGTCCTGCACCTTGAGCTCGACCAGCTGGTCCTCGTGGGTGAGCGGTTCGCCGTGGATATCCTCCTCGTATCCCAGCGCCTGCAGTTGGCCGACGTCGACGTCGAGTTCGCTGGCCCGGACCGACGTCACGGGCAGGTCGGTCATGTCGTATCGGACGGTGCCGTCCTTGAACGCCGACACGTCGTGTTTCGCCCGCAGAACGCCCTTCTCGATAGGTTCGGGTATCTTGTTCGTCGAGGACAGCCCCTTGACGCCTTTCAGGATCTCGAAGGCGTTCTCGCGCTCGCCGACCGACTCCAGAGCGGAGCGGAACTCGTCTTTGACGTCGATCTCGCGGGTCTCGACGCAGGTCCCCTCGCGCTCGCAGCGGTCGCACTCGACGCGGCCCGCGTCGTCGGGTTCGAGCGACTGGTCGCAGTCCGGACAACGGTAGTCGGGGTCGGTCCGCTCGCCGCAGTCGGGACAGCGGTTCTTGAACGTCTCCGTCCCGCAGGCCCCACAGCGCTGGCGGCCGATCTGGAGTTCGACGACGCCAGGCGTGTCCGACATCGTCTCGGCGTGGCTGGCGGCGTCGGCGACGTTGCGCTGGGCGCCGCCGGCCTCGCCGATCGGGAAGAGGGTGTGGACCGGCGGGCTCAGGTCGCGACGCTCGGACTTCTCGGGGCGACCCATCCGGTTGCCGATCCGGGTGGGCGCGCGCTCGCGGACCTCGAAGGGGGCAACCTCGGTGACCGCCTCGATGGCGTTGTCGCCGTCCTCGTCGTGGCCCCAGTTTCGAGCGCGCTCGGAGAGACCGTCGTCGGCCCAGGTGCGCTCGAGTTCGATGGTCGGCTCCCGGCGCTGCTCGTCGGGGTCGGGATCCAACGCGGCGCCGTCGGCGACCGCCTGGCGGGGCTCGCAGCCGACGGTGCGGACGAACGGGCGCCAGGTGTCGATCTCGATTCGGTCCTCGTCCGCGCGCTGGCGGTGTTCGATGACGATCGTCTCGAGGGCGTCGGCGGTGGCGTCGTCGTAGTCGAGAACGAGC
This window of the Natrinema salifodinae genome carries:
- a CDS encoding DUF7130 family rubredoxin-like protein — translated: MVETGETPAREGEEEAVDAVEDLNFGQTVYDEDGNALGKIRGFEQSGFFVTTREGAEAMSVEHARSGHEFGEAHLMWRCMECGEMGDIEDGLPDECPNCGTEREDLMYWTED
- a CDS encoding DNA polymerase II large subunit yields the protein MRSEDERYFQRLELQLDEAFDVAERAKERGADPVPEVEIPVAQDMADRVENILGIDGVAERVRELEGEMSREEAALELAEDFAEGRVGDYETKAGKVEGAVRTAVALLTEGVVAAPIEGIDKVEILENDDGTEFVNVYYAGPIRSAGGTAQALSVLVADYTRALVGIEQYDAREEEIERYAEEVSLYDKETGLQYTPKDKETKFIAKHMPIMLDGEATGDEEVSGFRDLERVDTNSARGGMCLVLAEGIALKAPKIQRYTRNLDEVDWPWLQDLIDGTYYDDAADDEDETDEESADEEGDESADGDEDAADADGEDDAPDPDEPQGPPRVDESMKFLRDLIAGRPVFSHPCAEGGFRLRYGRARNHGFATAGVHPAAMHLVDDFLATGTQIKTERPGKAAGVVPVDSIEGPTIKLANGDVRRIDDPEDALEIRNGVEKILDLGEYLVNYGEFVENNHPLAPASYTYEWWVQDLEAAGADVQALEDDPRIDLEFPDPEMALELAAEHDAPLHPEYTYLWHDLSVDAFCDLAAAVADGRVEGTGSDGDDTLVLDYDDATADALETIVIEHRQRADEDRIEIDTWRPFVRTVGCEPRQAVADGAALDPDPDEQRREPTIELERTWADDGLSERARNWGHDEDGDNAIEAVTEVAPFEVRERAPTRIGNRMGRPEKSERRDLSPPVHTLFPIGEAGGAQRNVADAASHAETMSDTPGVVELQIGRQRCGACGTETFKNRCPDCGERTDPDYRCPDCDQSLEPDDAGRVECDRCEREGTCVETREIDVKDEFRSALESVGERENAFEILKGVKGLSSTNKIPEPIEKGVLRAKHDVSAFKDGTVRYDMTDLPVTSVRASELDVDVGQLQALGYEEDIHGEPLTHEDQLVELKVQDIVLSDGAAEHMMQTADFIDDLLEQYYGLASFYELDERDDLVGELVFGMAPHTSAATVGRVIGFTSAAVGYAHPYFHAAKRRNCDGDEDCVMLLLDGLLNFSKSFLPDKRGGKMDAPLVMSSRIDPSEIDDEAHNMDIVSQYPREFYEATREQADPGEVDVQIAEDTLGTDGEYTGFEHTHDTTDIAMGPDLSAYKTLGSMMEKMDAQLELSRKLEAVDETDVAERVIEYHFLPDLIGNLRAFSRQETRCLDCSEKFRRMPLTGECRECGGRVNLTVHKGSVNKYMQTAIQVADEYDCRKYTKQRLEVLERSLESIFENDKNKQSGIEDFM